A genomic stretch from Pseudomonas sp. MUP55 includes:
- a CDS encoding AAA family ATPase — protein MKILAIRLKNLASLAGPFEIDFTAEPLASAGLFAITGPTGAGKSTLLDALCLALFGAVPRLGDTGQAKMPDADSDISIGDARTLLRRGTGGGYAEVDFVGVSGRRYRARWEANRARDKASGKLQASRQSLIDLDSEQLLASQKTEYKTQLELALGLNFEQFTRAVLLAQSEFSAFLKANDNERSELLEKLTDTALYTQLGRRAFDKAKDARDAHKQLQDQATGVVPLAPEARAELDQQLAQAQHQLKTQQAQLKQLELQHTWLKELGEWQERQQSAAEQLQQAQQHWDSQGQQRQDLTRLDQLAPQRHHFVRRAELDALLAPLAEQIRQHLDQQTALHSHQEQAQQQQASAQSALAQAQHDQANAAPLLRQAFEAQTTLAHLTKELAKRTEDKQQHDSACSEGQALLTGLQAKQAEVAERLQRLATELERSAALAPLSDAWSAYRDRLQQLVLIGNRLNKGQAELAQLEARATSATEQFAQQRDALNLLYQEAGAEPQAVAEQIQLLASLLQDNRKQQRAFEDLTRLWDSQQQLDQQAANLTQKLAHAQQQREQLNQTGLHTKAELAVAEQTLTVTKQLLERQRLARSASVEELREQLQDDQPCPVCGSHEHPYHQPEALLQSLGRHDENEEATAQKAVDSLKERLTELRGEVGGLIAQQKEFLQQQEQLATQQQGLTPSLHAHPLGAALFNQEGAKRSAWLAQQLDQLTQSITQDEQRQGALLNLQQNAGRLQQQLQAAQDASQQARQQLVDQQRELASDRERLDAELNAFAGLLPAETLEGLRSEPAATFMQLDQQVSQRLEHVGHQRDELAEQHERQQAIEKEQTHQQHRQQQLAAAVQQVTDLTQQQQAAQQTLSTLLGDHASAEQWQLQLDQAVVQARQSEADANQQLQALRNALIQLAADLKAQQEHQQALAAEQQSLDVRLGEWRAQHPELDDDGLSHLLAFDEAQVNQLRQQLQHSEKAVEQASVLLREREERLAGHQALHNGNLDAEQLDAALAALNQQLADSEKHCAELRARQAEDQRRQDANHALAEQIARAYDEWQRWARLSALIGSATGDAFRKIAQAYNLDLLVHHANVQLRQLVRRYRLKRGGSMLGLLVMDTEMGDELRSVHSLSGGETFLVSLALALGLASMASSTLKIESLFIDEGFGSLDPESLQLAMDALDGLQAQGRKVAVISHVQEMHERIPVQIQVKRQGNGLSTLEVK, from the coding sequence ATGAAGATCCTCGCCATCCGCCTGAAAAACCTCGCCTCCCTGGCCGGGCCGTTCGAGATTGACTTCACCGCCGAGCCGCTGGCCAGCGCCGGTCTGTTTGCCATCACCGGGCCCACGGGCGCCGGTAAAAGCACCCTGCTCGATGCCTTGTGCCTGGCTCTGTTTGGCGCGGTGCCACGCCTGGGCGATACCGGCCAGGCGAAGATGCCGGACGCCGACAGCGATATTTCCATTGGCGATGCGCGTACCCTGCTGCGTCGCGGTACCGGCGGCGGCTATGCCGAGGTGGATTTCGTCGGCGTCAGCGGCCGCCGTTACCGCGCGCGCTGGGAAGCCAACCGCGCCCGCGACAAGGCCAGCGGCAAGTTGCAGGCCAGCCGCCAGAGCCTGATCGACCTGGACAGCGAGCAACTGCTGGCCAGCCAGAAAACCGAATACAAGACCCAGCTGGAACTGGCCCTGGGCCTGAACTTCGAGCAGTTCACCCGGGCCGTGCTGCTGGCGCAGAGCGAGTTCAGCGCCTTTCTCAAGGCCAACGACAACGAGCGCAGCGAACTGCTGGAAAAGCTCACCGACACCGCGCTCTACACCCAGCTTGGGCGCCGCGCCTTCGACAAGGCCAAGGACGCCAGAGACGCCCACAAGCAGTTGCAGGACCAGGCCACCGGCGTGGTGCCCCTGGCGCCCGAAGCCCGCGCCGAACTCGACCAGCAACTGGCCCAGGCGCAACACCAGCTCAAGACCCAACAGGCCCAGCTCAAGCAACTGGAGCTGCAACACACCTGGCTCAAGGAGCTGGGCGAGTGGCAGGAGCGCCAGCAAAGCGCCGCCGAGCAGTTGCAGCAAGCCCAACAACACTGGGACAGCCAAGGCCAGCAACGCCAGGATTTGACGCGCCTGGACCAGCTCGCCCCGCAGCGCCATCACTTCGTGCGCCGCGCGGAACTCGACGCATTGCTGGCCCCACTTGCCGAGCAGATTCGACAGCACCTTGACCAGCAAACCGCGCTGCACAGCCACCAGGAACAGGCGCAACAGCAGCAGGCCAGCGCCCAGTCGGCACTCGCCCAAGCCCAGCACGACCAGGCGAACGCCGCGCCCTTGTTGCGCCAGGCCTTCGAAGCACAGACCACCCTCGCCCACTTGACCAAGGAATTGGCCAAGCGCACCGAGGACAAGCAGCAGCACGACAGCGCCTGCAGTGAAGGCCAAGCCTTGCTCACGGGCCTGCAAGCCAAGCAGGCCGAAGTCGCCGAGCGCCTGCAACGGCTGGCCACCGAGCTTGAACGCAGCGCCGCCCTCGCCCCGTTAAGCGATGCCTGGAGCGCCTACCGCGACCGCCTGCAACAGTTGGTGCTGATCGGCAATCGCCTGAACAAAGGCCAGGCCGAGCTGGCGCAGCTCGAGGCGCGTGCCACCAGCGCCACCGAGCAGTTCGCCCAGCAACGTGACGCGCTGAACCTGCTGTATCAGGAAGCCGGCGCCGAACCGCAGGCCGTCGCCGAGCAGATCCAACTGCTCGCCAGCCTGTTGCAAGACAATCGCAAGCAGCAACGCGCCTTCGAAGACCTCACCCGGCTATGGGACAGCCAGCAGCAGTTGGATCAACAGGCGGCCAACCTCACGCAGAAACTGGCCCACGCGCAGCAGCAACGCGAACAATTGAACCAGACCGGCCTGCACACCAAGGCCGAACTGGCCGTGGCCGAGCAAACCCTGACGGTGACCAAGCAACTGCTGGAACGCCAGCGCCTGGCCCGCAGTGCCAGCGTCGAGGAGCTGCGCGAGCAGTTGCAGGATGACCAGCCGTGCCCGGTGTGCGGCAGCCATGAGCACCCCTACCACCAGCCTGAAGCGTTGTTGCAGAGCCTCGGCCGGCATGACGAGAACGAAGAAGCCACGGCGCAGAAAGCCGTGGACAGCCTCAAGGAAAGGCTCACCGAGCTGCGTGGCGAAGTGGGTGGGTTGATCGCCCAGCAAAAGGAGTTTCTGCAACAACAGGAGCAACTGGCGACGCAACAACAGGGCCTCACGCCCAGCCTGCACGCGCATCCGCTGGGCGCCGCGCTGTTCAACCAGGAGGGCGCCAAACGCAGCGCCTGGTTGGCTCAGCAGCTCGATCAGCTCACGCAAAGCATCACCCAGGATGAACAACGCCAGGGCGCCCTGCTCAACCTGCAGCAAAACGCCGGACGTTTGCAGCAACAGTTGCAAGCTGCGCAGGACGCGAGCCAGCAAGCCCGTCAGCAGCTGGTGGACCAGCAGCGCGAACTGGCCAGCGACCGCGAACGCCTCGACGCCGAACTCAACGCCTTTGCCGGCCTGTTGCCGGCCGAAACGCTGGAGGGTTTACGCAGTGAACCGGCGGCGACTTTCATGCAACTGGACCAGCAGGTCTCCCAGCGCCTTGAGCACGTGGGCCATCAGCGCGATGAATTGGCTGAGCAGCACGAGCGCCAGCAGGCCATCGAGAAAGAACAGACCCATCAGCAGCATCGCCAGCAACAACTGGCTGCTGCGGTGCAGCAAGTAACCGATCTGACCCAGCAGCAACAGGCCGCCCAGCAAACGCTCAGTACCCTGCTGGGCGACCACGCCAGTGCCGAACAGTGGCAACTGCAACTGGACCAGGCAGTGGTACAGGCACGCCAAAGCGAAGCCGACGCCAACCAGCAGTTGCAGGCATTGCGCAACGCCCTGATCCAGCTGGCCGCCGACCTCAAAGCCCAGCAGGAGCACCAACAGGCATTGGCCGCCGAACAGCAAAGCCTCGACGTGCGCCTGGGCGAATGGCGCGCCCAGCACCCGGAACTGGACGACGACGGCCTGAGCCACCTGCTGGCCTTTGATGAGGCACAGGTCAACCAACTGCGCCAACAGCTGCAACACAGCGAAAAGGCCGTGGAACAAGCCAGCGTCCTGTTGCGCGAGCGCGAGGAACGCCTCGCCGGGCACCAGGCCTTACACAATGGCAACCTCGACGCCGAGCAGTTGGACGCCGCCCTGGCCGCCCTCAATCAACAGCTGGCCGACAGCGAGAAACACTGCGCCGAACTGCGCGCGCGCCAGGCCGAAGACCAGCGTCGCCAGGACGCCAACCACGCCCTCGCCGAGCAGATCGCCAGGGCCTATGACGAATGGCAGCGCTGGGCGCGCCTGAGTGCGCTGATCGGTTCGGCCACCGGCGACGCCTTCCGCAAAATTGCCCAGGCCTACAACCTGGACCTGCTGGTGCACCACGCCAATGTGCAACTGCGCCAACTGGTGCGCCGCTATCGCCTCAAGCGCGGCGGCAGCATGCTCGGGTTGCTGGTGATGGACACGGAAATGGGCGATGAACTGCGCTCGGTGCATTCGCTGTCCGGTGGCGAGACGTTCCTGGTTTCGCTGGCGCTGGCCCTGGGCCTGGCGTCGATGGCGTCGAGCACACTGAAGATCGAGTCGCTGTTTATCGACGAAGGGTTCGGCAGCCTGGACCCCGAGTCGCTGCAACTGGCGATGGACGCCCTCGACGGCCTGCAGGCCCAGGGCCGCAAGGTGGCGGTGATTTCCCACGTGCAGGAAATGCACGAGCGCATCCCGGTGCAGATCCAGGTCAAACGCCAGGGCAACGGCTTGAGCACCCTGGAGGTCAAATGA
- a CDS encoding exonuclease SbcCD subunit D C-terminal domain-containing protein: MRLFHTSDWHLGQNLHGQERDFEHACFLEWLLGQLKAERPDALLIAGDIFDTVNPPLKAQERLYDFIIGAHEQNPNLTIVMIAGNHDSGSRIELPAPLMRRLRTHALGRVLWLDDGQLDAERLLIPLPNAKGKIAAWCLALPFLRPAEVTGAHLGDDYLRGIGQVHEWLIAAANAKRNKGQALIAISHAHMAGGSVSQDSERSLIIGNAEALPATLFDRSVGYVALGHLHKPQKVNGEERIRYSGSPIPLSFSEIGYKHQILDVMFQGERLVSVEPLLIPRSVNLQRLEAAPLADILKALAELPDVDLLAETQRHPWLEVRVLLDEPQPDLRQQIETALHGKAVRLVRIAAEYAGNGPREDGDEDRLVELDQLTPQELFSRAWQDSYGSEVDEQTLKDFAVLLQEVQQEGEQP, translated from the coding sequence TTGCGTCTGTTTCATACCTCCGACTGGCACCTTGGGCAAAACCTGCACGGCCAGGAACGCGACTTCGAACATGCCTGTTTCCTCGAATGGCTGCTCGGCCAGTTAAAAGCCGAGCGCCCGGATGCGCTGCTGATCGCCGGCGATATATTCGATACAGTCAACCCGCCGCTCAAGGCCCAGGAGCGGCTGTATGACTTCATCATCGGCGCCCATGAACAAAACCCGAACCTGACGATTGTGATGATTGCCGGCAATCATGACTCCGGCTCGCGCATCGAACTGCCCGCCCCGCTGATGCGCCGTCTGCGCACCCATGCGTTGGGCCGCGTGCTGTGGCTGGATGATGGCCAATTGGATGCCGAACGCCTGTTGATCCCGTTGCCGAACGCCAAAGGCAAGATCGCCGCCTGGTGCCTGGCGCTGCCCTTCCTGCGCCCGGCGGAAGTCACCGGCGCACACCTGGGTGACGATTACCTGCGCGGTATCGGCCAGGTGCATGAATGGCTGATTGCCGCCGCCAACGCCAAGCGCAACAAAGGCCAGGCGCTGATTGCCATCAGCCATGCACACATGGCCGGGGGTTCGGTGTCGCAAGATTCCGAGCGCAGCCTGATCATCGGCAACGCCGAGGCGCTGCCGGCCACCCTGTTCGATCGAAGTGTCGGCTATGTTGCCCTGGGCCATTTGCACAAGCCGCAAAAGGTGAACGGCGAAGAACGCATTCGCTACAGCGGCTCGCCAATTCCGCTGTCGTTTTCCGAAATCGGCTACAAGCACCAAATTCTCGACGTGATGTTTCAGGGCGAAAGGCTGGTCAGCGTAGAACCGCTGCTGATTCCGCGCTCGGTCAACCTGCAACGCCTGGAGGCGGCGCCGCTGGCGGATATTCTCAAGGCCCTGGCCGAATTGCCCGATGTCGACCTGCTCGCTGAAACCCAGCGTCACCCCTGGCTGGAAGTGCGGGTGCTGCTCGACGAACCCCAGCCAGACCTGCGCCAGCAGATCGAAACCGCCCTGCACGGCAAGGCCGTGCGCCTGGTGCGCATCGCTGCCGAATACGCAGGCAATGGCCCGCGCGAAGACGGCGACGAAGACCGCCTGGTCGAACTCGACCAGCTCACGCCCCAGGAGCTGTTCAGCCGCGCCTGGCAGGACAGCTACGGCAGCGAAGTGGATGAACAGACCCTGAAGGACTTCGCCGTGCTGCTCCAGGAAGTGCAACAGGAGGGCGAACAGCCATGA
- a CDS encoding DUF6124 family protein has translation MNKLVPDPPFPVFIAHEDLSFEDAIASIASLLRCAATTATQTAENLNGAQRDMACSTAHLIDMARTLADRALECLQPQA, from the coding sequence ATGAACAAACTCGTCCCCGATCCCCCCTTTCCCGTTTTTATCGCCCACGAAGACCTGAGCTTCGAAGACGCCATCGCCAGCATTGCCTCGCTATTACGCTGCGCTGCCACCACCGCAACGCAAACCGCCGAAAACCTCAACGGCGCCCAACGCGACATGGCCTGTTCCACCGCCCACCTGATCGACATGGCCCGCACCCTGGCGGACCGGGCCTTGGAGTGCCTGCAGCCCCAGGCATAA
- a CDS encoding BatD family protein has product MSRRTTLLLLLALSAGHAQAANLVASVDRSRLNSGETVELTVESSDVTQFGKPDLSPLDAQFEVSGTRQINQLTTLGGDNHATTRWIITLLPRENGTVVIPPLQVGELKTQPITLQVLETASQNTSAELAPVFVEANLDQTSVYVQAQALLTVRVYHSVSLYDDSSLTPLQLPDARVEQLGESRTYEKVINSIRHGVIETRYAIYPQHSGTLTIAAQTFSATLVESRPPQENTLQGTKPGKLIHASSAPLALTVKPKPEFYPADTPWLPARSLSLDETWNPTPEHVQVGDSLTRSLTVKVEGLSSAQLPALPSTEVNGLRRYPDQPVLGNQTSERGLIGSREDREALVPTRAGALELPAVEVVWWNTHEDHLERTTLPARTLQVAVNPSLVVDTPATPTVITAPDEERLWLWQLSTLLLACTTLLGFGLWWRARRQPAVQRAAQTGPSPRTLLDDLKRATQANDPQATRQALDAWARQQPETLADMAARFVPLSDALDGLNGALYSESGQYWLGEDLWRAIKAIPVAERQQDPATDTTSLPPLYPK; this is encoded by the coding sequence ATGAGCCGCCGCACCACCCTTCTGCTCTTGCTCGCCTTGTCGGCAGGCCACGCCCAGGCGGCGAACCTGGTGGCCAGCGTCGACCGCAGCCGCCTCAATTCCGGGGAAACGGTGGAACTGACGGTGGAATCCAGCGACGTGACCCAGTTCGGCAAGCCCGACCTGTCGCCGCTGGACGCGCAGTTCGAAGTCAGCGGCACGCGCCAGATCAACCAGCTCACCACCCTGGGCGGCGATAACCACGCCACCACACGCTGGATCATCACCCTGCTGCCCAGGGAAAACGGCACCGTGGTGATCCCGCCGCTGCAAGTGGGCGAACTCAAGACCCAGCCGATCACCTTGCAGGTGCTGGAGACCGCCAGCCAGAACACCAGCGCCGAACTGGCACCGGTGTTTGTCGAAGCCAACCTCGACCAGACCAGCGTCTACGTGCAGGCCCAGGCCCTGTTGACGGTACGCGTGTACCACTCGGTGTCGCTGTACGACGACAGCAGCCTCACGCCACTGCAGCTCCCGGATGCACGGGTGGAGCAACTGGGCGAGTCGCGCACCTATGAAAAAGTCATCAACAGCATCCGCCATGGCGTGATCGAAACCCGCTATGCAATCTATCCGCAGCACAGCGGCACGTTGACGATTGCAGCGCAGACCTTCAGCGCCACTCTGGTGGAATCACGACCGCCTCAGGAGAACACGCTGCAGGGCACCAAACCGGGCAAGCTGATCCACGCAAGCTCGGCGCCCCTGGCGTTGACGGTCAAGCCCAAGCCCGAGTTCTACCCCGCTGACACGCCGTGGCTGCCGGCGCGCAGCCTGAGCCTGGATGAAACCTGGAACCCCACGCCCGAGCATGTACAGGTCGGTGACTCGTTGACGCGCAGCCTCACGGTCAAGGTCGAGGGCCTGTCCAGTGCGCAACTGCCGGCGCTGCCCAGTACCGAGGTTAACGGCCTGCGGCGCTACCCGGATCAGCCGGTACTGGGCAACCAGACCAGCGAGCGCGGCCTGATCGGCAGCCGTGAAGACCGTGAGGCCCTGGTGCCAACTCGTGCCGGCGCGCTGGAACTGCCCGCCGTCGAAGTGGTGTGGTGGAACACCCATGAAGATCACCTTGAACGCACCACCCTGCCCGCTCGCACCCTGCAGGTTGCGGTCAACCCGAGCCTGGTGGTGGACACGCCCGCCACGCCGACCGTCATCACCGCGCCGGATGAGGAGCGCCTGTGGCTGTGGCAGCTCAGCACCCTGCTGCTGGCCTGCACCACCTTGCTGGGCTTCGGCCTGTGGTGGCGCGCCCGCCGCCAACCCGCCGTGCAACGCGCCGCGCAAACCGGCCCGAGCCCACGCACCTTGCTCGACGACCTCAAGCGCGCGACCCAGGCCAACGACCCCCAGGCCACCCGCCAGGCCCTGGATGCCTGGGCCCGCCAGCAACCGGAAACCCTGGCCGACATGGCCGCGCGGTTCGTGCCATTGTCGGATGCACTGGACGGCTTGAACGGCGCGTTGTACAGCGAGAGCGGCCAGTACTGGCTGGGTGAAGACCTGTGGCGGGCGATCAAGGCCATCCCCGTGGCCGAGCGCCAACAAGACCCGGCCACCGACACCACCAGCTTGCCGCCGCTGTACCCCAAATAA